A single genomic interval of Lathyrus oleraceus cultivar Zhongwan6 chromosome 7, CAAS_Psat_ZW6_1.0, whole genome shotgun sequence harbors:
- the LOC127103305 gene encoding secreted RxLR effector protein 161-like yields the protein MLEKFKHLNFKEVNTPFDPGVKLQKNNGRTVAQLEYASAIGCLMYLMQCTKSNIAFAVSKMSRFTSNPNDEHWKAITRIFGYLLKTKNLGLHYGKFPAVLEGYTDASWISSVGDYKSTTGWIFTLAGGAISWKSKKQTCITLSTMES from the coding sequence ATGTTGGAAAAGTTCAAACAcctaaactttaaggaagtaaacACTCCATTCGATCCTggtgtcaaacttcaaaagaacaatggGAGAACCGTGGCACAActggaatatgcaagtgcaattgGATGTCTAATGTACTTAATGCAATGCACCAAATCTAACATAGCTTTTGCAGTTAGTAAGATGAGTAGATTTACTAGCAATCCAAATGATGAACATTGGAAGGCCATTACTAGGATTTTTGGATATTTGTTGAAGACCAAAAATCTTGGCCTTCATTATGGTAAGTTTCCTGCCGTACTAGAAGGATATACCGACGCAAGTTGGATATCAAGTGTTGGAGATTATAAATCTACAACTGGGTGGATATTCACATTAGCTGGAGGTGCGATTTCTTGGAaaagcaagaaacaaacatgcattactctCTCAACCATGGAATCATAG